CTTTCTATGCCATCCAGCGTTGATCAACAGGGAGGTTTTGTTCCAGATGGTTCCATGAACAACAGTGTGCAACTTGATACAGGTCCTGGCTATTCACCTCCTTATGGATCTCTGGGTAGAGGGAACTTTTCTGGGAGTGCTGGGAATAATGGCTACTATGATTTTAGGCAAGGCTTTGATGGTTTTGGGTATAGTGGATCTTGGTCAAATTCATGGAGGATGGCTGAGGGGCAAAACAGATCATTGAATTCCTTAGCACCATCCTCTGCGCAGCCAGTTACAGAATCTCTAAGGCATAATATTGCACCTTTGGCTCCTGGAGCTGTAAGTTATTTTTTGCTATGTCAATGCATAATTTGATTATGTAGAACACATGCTATTCTGTTTGTGCATGTTTTTTCTTACCTGCCTATTTTTCTCATTTCGAGATAGTAAATGCTTCCTGGTCTGGAATCACTTGTTTGCTTGTGTACCATTGAACTTTGGTTGTTCACGTTTTTAATATGCTTGCCTGTTGCATGCCAGGATAATTTGTACTCTTTGCACCCTGTGGTTCTTTAGTTTAGAGGTTTatgattcatgtgtttttttaatccagggaaaaggaaaaactatgaGTTGCTTTTTTCCTTCAAATGGTGACTCTAATATGCTTTGGGATCCAGTTGTAGTGGTTGGTAAATTTATTAGAAAGCATGAGACATTCTGTCCCTGTTGCCTTGGAATATACCCAGAAAATATACACAGAGATATCTTCTGTGGACCATATCTCAAACTTACTTGAGCATTTGAGGTAATGGCGCATCAAATTGCCTAGAATAAGTTTGTAAGGGGAaggattttttcttcaaaaatctgCAGATGTTGTTAATATTGCAttatttcttctcctttttgctGTAAGATTgacaaattttatcaaattcttGTTCGTTTTAAATACTTGTATATGACTGATTTTCCAGTTTCATGCTTCTTCCCAGCAAAGATCAGCATATGGCTCTGGTGCATCGATAAATACCTCTGGCAGAGTGTATGGACATGGTGGATTCTATAATCAAGGTGTTAACGTTGGAAGATCTGGGCTTGGTTTTGGTGCAAATAGCAGGAGTTGGGTTTCTGTTGACAAAGGTCAGCGCAGAATAAGAGGTAATGGATCCTTGTGCAGCTGCAATGGCACACTTGATATTATTGGAGAACAAAATAAGGGACCCAGAGCTACAAGGCCAAGATCATCAGATCAGGAATCTAATACTGACGGCAAGAATGGTAGATCTACTGTGGATGCACATAGTGGAAAGTATAACAAGCTTGACTTTGTCACCGAGTATGAAGATGCTAAGTTTTTCATCATCAAGTCGTATAATGAAGATAATGTTCATAAAAGTATTAAATATGGTGTTTGGGCTAGCACAACTAATGGTAATAGGAAGTTGGATTCAGCATATAACGAATCAAAGGAGAAAGGACACAGCTGCCCagtgtttcttcttttctcggTGAGCAAGCTATGCATTCGTCAGTTATTATTCTTGTCCATAGTCTCAGACTAGTTTAATGCAGTTTTTTGGGTGCTTCAAGGTGCTTGGCAGTTCATACCATCTGCAAGAGTATCTTGATCTGTTCTTCATTTGGCTCTTGATTCAGTAATTGTATAAAAGTAGTCCTTAGAAACATCCTTGCGTCTTTATGGtcatttgaaaatgaagttgTTCTTGGGaaacctctttctctctcctttgttCCATTCTTTTGATAGCGCGACCCTTTTTTGTTCATGCCCTTGCCATCCATGCAGGTTAATGCTAGTGCACAATTCTGCGGAGTAGCTGAGATGGTGGGGCCAGTGGATTTTGATAAAAGCGTGGACTATTGGCAGCAGGATAAGTGGAGTGGCCAATTCCCAGTCAAGTGGCATATTGTAAAAGATGTGCCGAACAGCCTGTTTCGCCACATTATTCTGGAAAATAATGACAACAAGCCTGTGACCAATAGCAGAGACACACAAGAAGTAAGGATTCTTCATGGCTTAAGCCTGTaaattatttttgtcatttcttatGAAGTCATCTGGGTATTATTTATCTAAAATAGGGTATCTATGGTTTGAGTCTTGAATGTTGTATTTGTGAAGCCTGTGTACATCCTATGGTTAAACATGCATGTTCTCATAATTTATTTCCCACTCATGTGGATGGAGATACATGATGAGTCATGAGTTTGAAAAGATCTCAACTGGACACTGGAAcatacattttcttttctatttttgttctCTTCTTAGGACATATAAATGATTCACGTCGACCAATAGCAGACAGATTTTTGGACAGAAGAATCTCATTTACTTGtttattttaagtttaaatatttgtttctgAAGCCTGTAGTTCCTGAGAAAACTATGATGCAGTGGATTACCGCTTCATCCTGATGTATGGGCTCTACAAACAGATTGGCCAACAGAACTTTTTGAGAATAAAATTTTCACTGACGTTAAATccatatgtttttatatttaaaatgtcATGCACATAAAGAAAAATCGGCTTGAGAGAGACTTATATGCAAGTTAAATTGGATTTCTTCTATGTTAGTGAATACAGAGCAATGGATAGGAGCTGAGAAGGAACAGAATAAAATACTCCAATGTTGAAGCTGGACATGGGAGATGAAAAGGGGAAGTAATTTCAGTACAGTCCAGTTATTAGAATCAGCAATCAGGTTTGATGAGGGGTAGCCTGTTAACGCCTTAATGGTCCTATTCTTGTACATTCCACAAATCCATCTTTTGCTCCTAATCCTTTGAATTTGTAGACATTGTATGACAATCATTATAATTTATAGGACCGTTGGTTTGAGAATATTGTTGCTCAGAACTTTCCAAGCCATTACTAGCCCTTGGGATCTAATTGGCTTGCATAAGGCTTCGTTTTGAGAATAGTATCACAATAATTTTGGAACTGTCTAATCCAAGTGTCTTGAGCATTGCTGTCTCAGAATTCACCAAGGTCAAACTAAGCCTTGGGACATGCTTTGATAAAATTGATAATATCACTCAACGTCCAACGATGATCTCCACAAGTTTGATTTatagaaaacaaaggaaaggagAGAGGTGTGAAAAATGGTTGGTGTGGCAACACACACCTCCAAACCCTAATCCATCAAGTTAACACATTTTTACACTTATGAATATATAATCCCTTTAATCATGGACATAATACAAGTGAACCATTAATGAATGAAAATAACACGTCAATAAAAAGGAAACCACCTGTGTATAGGAGGACGATTGGATCAGATATGTCTAGATCCAATCCAGGCCCATATATGATAAAGCTTATATTTCTACActccctcaagttgtacatggtcgTAAATCATttacaacttgttcttcaatagCCTAAATTGATGTATGGCTCTATCTCCTCGAGTTCAGCCTTCTAGCGTATGGAATGTTGGTCAATCTCAGTGTGTGTTGCCCGGCTATGTTGAATAAGGTTGAAAGATGGTATTTATAGCACTTTGATTATCACATGGTAATAATGATTGATCTATAGCACTTGATTATCACACAGTAATAATGATTGATCTATTCTATTTCCCAGATCAGCTGGCAAATATCTAATCCCTGTAACTTCCGCTGTCCCAGCAGCCATCGATATGTACTCAGCTTCCGTACTAGACAGTTTCACTGCCTTCTGTTTTCAACTACTCAAAGATGCAAGATTTTTACCTATGAAAATATAGTACTCAGATACGGATCTCCTCTCATCTGGGTCAGCTGCCCAAACTGCATCCATATAGGTAGTCAGCTTGTGTTCTTCATTTCCATTGCCACTTTTACAATAAAACAACCCATATCCTACGACTTCTCAGTTTCTGCATGCTCCAAGAGAGGGACACATGGAAGTTGTGAAACGTATTTTAAGATGCATATGTCTGGTCTAGATACTAGAACATTCCAATAGTGTTGTGATACTTTGTGGGATTGATATAAAGCTCTCCATCCTCTAAACTTAATATCTGTTACCACACACGTAGAGTATTCGCTGCCTTACAATGCAACACACTTGGAGTATTCACTGGTGTACAATTTGTAATGACTGCCTTGTCCAAAAGATCTAGTATGTATTTATGCTGCATGAGTGTTGCCATGTCCCCTTGTCTATTTACCTCAACTCCAAGAAAATATGGAATTTGTCCAGATCCTTCAGTTTAAAAACCGTCATCAAATATTCTTTCACTTCTTGCACATGTTCATTTGAACTCCCAGTGATTACAATATCATTAACATATATGAGAAGTAAATTGGTGGTACCCTTTGCCTGATAAATAAAAAGTCAGTGATCAAGTGAACACCTTTTGAAGCCATATCCTTGAATCTGTATAGAAAAGCTATCGAACCACGAACGAGAAGCTTATTTTAGGCCATATAAAGAATTTTTTGACCTGGATACCCAAGTAGAAGCATCCCCCTTTGCATATCCAAGGGGTTTGCTCCATATGCACTTCTTCTTTCAAGTCACCATGCAAAAAAAACACATCCTTGACATCTATTTGACTGAGCTTCCATCCGATCAACTGCAAGAGATATAATGACATAGTACCATCTCGACTACTGGATTAAAAGTCTCTTcataattttttccatattttgaAGCCATGAGCCACAAGTTGTGCTTTGTATCTCTCAATGCTCCcattaggtttatgttttatcTTGTTAACCTATTTAGATcccacaacttttttttattctaaccTCAGAACAACCTCCCATGTTTGACATGCATGAAGAGCTGCTATATCTTCATTCATGCTCTCAATCCATCAGTGAGATTTGGCTGTTTGATTGAAACAATTTGGTTCATCTTGTTTAGTGAGCTATGTGATGAACAACTGAAAAACTAGAGAAAAATTGTCATAGCTCACCCAtcatctctgaataggatgtcGAATTCAATTTTGATCTCCTTGAGGTTTCAGCCGTTGTTATCTCGTTATTCATTTTTGCATTCTTACCTCTTCTCGTGAAGACTTGCCCAGAAAAATGTTCTTCACACAAGATGTGTTGCATCTGATAGAGGATTAGTTGAGGACTCTGCAGCATAAAAAATGGGACAACTTGTTTGACAAGATTGGTCTATATTTGCAAAAAGGTCTGCATTCATCCAAGGGTCATAGGCAATGTTATCAAtgccgtatcgtatcgtgtatcggtcgggccgacctatacgccgtatcgtaacgtatcgtaaaattaattttttaatttgtaaaaatatttaaaatttataaaaaatagaaaaaatatcagaaaaattctaaaaaaatccgaaaaaactaggaaaaatcagaaaaattcaagaaaaatgtatttaaaggaacattcatcattcatgtatatgaagtatgaactatgaagtatgcatatgaacaagacattccaaaataagaaatcaaacattcaaaaaacaaaataacatactaagcaacctaagagtattcaattacatcacaattcataagttcagaggtcaaaactcaaaacatattgacatagttttcaaaactcaaaacaaaaagcctcgtcaatcgtcatctgcatcatcatcttcattcttcatcatcatcttcattttcttcattaattgcttcttctatcccctctgttgcaaatggaatgtcaccaacattccattgctccccctcagcctctccttcatcaataatctctgctgctccttcaacgttcaaaaaatcaagatcgtcctcatcaagtattgcagatggttcttcttcaacccaagaatctaatatatcaaaatggtcaatgaagataggatcatattgattgtgatgcttcctcgtagatgttgtttctagttgcctaacaagagaaaaatttaacaaattgttagagattaaaatatatattagaatttgctattttgtataacaaatgtttacctttgtctcaacttcatattataacgaacgtaaacaaggtcattcaaccttttatgttccagcctattcctcttcttactgtggatgtgttgaaatacactccaatttctttcacatctagttgcactacatgtttggctgaggattctaattgcaagcttccttaattctgggcaatcaggcccaaacctttcccaccacaaattTAATAatagatggaaagtaaaaatgttgtcagaaTAAATATGTGAGAAGATAGAAGAaaagctaaacaacaaaaagtataaattctctttttctaaaacctggacgcatagttgtcctgcatcgaactgatgtgtctctcgccatggtaccagaagccgtatcatatttgttgatcgacatatggatagcgtcttgttctttactatcGCTTACTCATACatcaatacaatccaacatgccatactcgaccttTCTATCCTTCTTAAAAATgagaagatatctaatagcaggatttaggta
This window of the Nymphaea colorata isolate Beijing-Zhang1983 chromosome 2, ASM883128v2, whole genome shotgun sequence genome carries:
- the LOC116249077 gene encoding YTH domain-containing protein ECT4-like isoform X2, yielding MLVHDAKAKSSDVEGVKEQPVASEGEKMASSDVSLDSSTIDCSKDVAGQPGSQEVSGVSNEMHTPTVYAPQPIYYGGYENSIGGWDEYPQYLNVEGVEMSSPGVYHPGYGYNPQMPYGPYSPSTTPVPPVHPHSPMYSPQQFPYTGSYYPPVVPPTVPYISSPTHISQADLSMPSSVDQQGGFVPDGSMNNSVQLDTGPGYSPPYGSLGRGNFSGSAGNNGYYDFRQGFDGFGYSGSWSNSWRMAEGQNRSLNSLAPSSAQPVTESLRHNIAPLAPGAQRSAYGSGASINTSGRVYGHGGFYNQGVNVGRSGLGFGANSRSWVSVDKGQRRIRGNGSLCSCNGTLDIIGEQNKGPRATRPRSSDQESNTDGKNGRSTVDAHSGKYNKLDFVTEYEDAKFFIIKSYNEDNVHKSIKYGVWASTTNGNRKLDSAYNESKEKGHSCPVFLLFSVNASAQFCGVAEMVGPVDFDKSVDYWQQDKWSGQFPVKWHIVKDVPNSLFRHIILENNDNKPVTNSRDTQEVRLDQGIEILKIFMNYDSKVSILDDFDYYEERERVMQERRARQQSNFVAPVTTNGDHPKEASPPMELVRTFASVVRLGESKVTAAGQRFAESRRVKEDHDIENSTTLRSELDK
- the LOC116249077 gene encoding YTH domain-containing protein ECT4-like isoform X1; translated protein: MLVHDAKAKSSDVEGVKEQPVASEGEKMASSDVSLDSSTIDCSKDVAGQPGSQEVSGVSNEMHTPTVYAPQPIYYGGYENSIGGWDEYPQYLNVEGVEMSSPGVYHPGYGYNPQMPYGPYSPSTTPVPPVHPHSPMYSPQQFPYTGSYYPPVVPPTVPYISSPTHISQADLSMPSSVDQQGGFVPDGSMNNSVQLDTGPGYSPPYGSLGRGNFSGSAGNNGYYDFRQGFDGFGYSGSWSNSWRMAEGQNRSLNSLAPSSAQPVTESLRHNIAPLAPGAFHASSQQRSAYGSGASINTSGRVYGHGGFYNQGVNVGRSGLGFGANSRSWVSVDKGQRRIRGNGSLCSCNGTLDIIGEQNKGPRATRPRSSDQESNTDGKNGRSTVDAHSGKYNKLDFVTEYEDAKFFIIKSYNEDNVHKSIKYGVWASTTNGNRKLDSAYNESKEKGHSCPVFLLFSVNASAQFCGVAEMVGPVDFDKSVDYWQQDKWSGQFPVKWHIVKDVPNSLFRHIILENNDNKPVTNSRDTQEVRLDQGIEILKIFMNYDSKVSILDDFDYYEERERVMQERRARQQSNFVAPVTTNGDHPKEASPPMELVRTFASVVRLGESKVTAAGQRFAESRRVKEDHDIENSTTLRSELDK
- the LOC116249077 gene encoding YTH domain-containing protein ECT4-like isoform X4 — its product is MLSLRKSAEKCYENSIGGWDEYPQYLNVEGVEMSSPGVYHPGYGYNPQMPYGPYSPSTTPVPPVHPHSPMYSPQQFPYTGSYYPPVVPPTVPYISSPTHISQADLSMPSSVDQQGGFVPDGSMNNSVQLDTGPGYSPPYGSLGRGNFSGSAGNNGYYDFRQGFDGFGYSGSWSNSWRMAEGQNRSLNSLAPSSAQPVTESLRHNIAPLAPGAFHASSQQRSAYGSGASINTSGRVYGHGGFYNQGVNVGRSGLGFGANSRSWVSVDKGQRRIRGNGSLCSCNGTLDIIGEQNKGPRATRPRSSDQESNTDGKNGRSTVDAHSGKYNKLDFVTEYEDAKFFIIKSYNEDNVHKSIKYGVWASTTNGNRKLDSAYNESKEKGHSCPVFLLFSVNASAQFCGVAEMVGPVDFDKSVDYWQQDKWSGQFPVKWHIVKDVPNSLFRHIILENNDNKPVTNSRDTQEVRLDQGIEILKIFMNYDSKVSILDDFDYYEERERVMQERRARQQSNFVAPVTTNGDHPKEASPPMELVRTFASVVRLGESKVTAAGQRFAESRRVKEDHDIENSTTLRSELDK
- the LOC116249077 gene encoding YTH domain-containing protein ECT3-like isoform X3, which gives rise to MLVHDAKAKSSDVEGVKEQPVASEGEKMASSDVSLDSSTIDCSKDVAGQPGSQEVSGVSNEMHTPTVYAPQPIYYGGYENSIGGWDEYPQYLNVEGVEMSSPGVYHPGYGYNPQMPYGPYSPSTTPVPPVHPHSPMYSPQQFPYTDLSMPSSVDQQGGFVPDGSMNNSVQLDTGPGYSPPYGSLGRGNFSGSAGNNGYYDFRQGFDGFGYSGSWSNSWRMAEGQNRSLNSLAPSSAQPVTESLRHNIAPLAPGAFHASSQQRSAYGSGASINTSGRVYGHGGFYNQGVNVGRSGLGFGANSRSWVSVDKGQRRIRGNGSLCSCNGTLDIIGEQNKGPRATRPRSSDQESNTDGKNGRSTVDAHSGKYNKLDFVTEYEDAKFFIIKSYNEDNVHKSIKYGVWASTTNGNRKLDSAYNESKEKGHSCPVFLLFSVNASAQFCGVAEMVGPVDFDKSVDYWQQDKWSGQFPVKWHIVKDVPNSLFRHIILENNDNKPVTNSRDTQEVRLDQGIEILKIFMNYDSKVSILDDFDYYEERERVMQERRARQQSNFVAPVTTNGDHPKEASPPMELVRTFASVVRLGESKVTAAGQRFAESRRVKEDHDIENSTTLRSELDK
- the LOC126409746 gene encoding uncharacterized protein LOC126409746, which translates into the protein MIRLLVPWRETHQFDAGQLCVQVLEKENLYFLLFSFSSIFSHIYSDNIFTFHLLLNLWWERFGPDCPELRKLAIRILSQTCSATRCERNWSVFQHIHSKKRNRLEHKRLNDLVYVRYNMKLRQRQLETTSTRKHHNQYDPIFIDHFDILDSWVEEEPSAILDEDDLDFLNVEGAAEIIDEGEAEGEQWNVGDIPFATEGIEEAINEENEDDDEE